A window of the Halodesulfovibrio sp. MK-HDV genome harbors these coding sequences:
- a CDS encoding tetratricopeptide repeat protein produces MSDYQTLKVLGEYHLALGDTLKAIECFEGAMELNNESSEPLLGLAAVSIFAGDHDGALSLYMKAAAMEKSARAHAGIGLVLAEQGKHDESFTHFLTALSINPVDKVALNCLLQQGYSTERVEEILPAFARALEEDETDTAVRFSYATCLFSTNRKDESIAEFNKILRLDPEHKATKEVLTHIAA; encoded by the coding sequence ATTAAAAGTACTTGGCGAATACCATCTCGCGTTAGGCGACACTCTTAAAGCTATTGAATGTTTTGAAGGTGCTATGGAGCTTAATAACGAATCTTCTGAGCCGCTTCTTGGCCTTGCCGCAGTCAGCATCTTTGCTGGTGACCACGACGGCGCGTTATCGCTCTATATGAAAGCTGCCGCTATGGAAAAAAGTGCCCGCGCACATGCCGGTATCGGTCTTGTTCTTGCGGAACAGGGTAAGCACGATGAAAGTTTTACCCATTTCCTTACAGCTCTCTCCATTAATCCAGTTGATAAGGTAGCTCTTAACTGCCTTCTCCAGCAGGGTTACAGCACCGAGCGCGTTGAAGAAATTCTTCCTGCTTTTGCACGCGCTTTGGAAGAAGACGAAACTGACACTGCAGTGCGCTTCTCCTATGCAACTTGTCTTTTTTCAACAAACCGTAAAGACGAGTCTATTGCAGAATTCAACAAAATTTTACGCCTTGATCCTGAACATAAGGCAACTAAAGAAGTACTCACGCACATCGCTGCGTAG